Within Sphingobium sp. SCG-1, the genomic segment ACACCGATGCCTATACGCTGGACGGGTTAGACAGCGAAGGCATCTTCCCGAGCATATTGGGCCATGAAGGCGCAGGGATTGTGCGCGAGATCGGCGCCGGCGTCACCAGTGTAAAGCCCGGCGATCATGTGATCCCGCTTTACACGCCTGAATGCCGCCAGTGTAAGTCATGCCTGTCGGGGAAGACAAACCTGTGCACCGCCATCCGCGCGACGCAGGGTAAGGGCCTGATGCCGGACGGCACCACGCGCTTTTCCTACAAGGGCGAGCCGATCTTTCACTACATGGGCTGCTCGACCTTCTCGAACTTCACGGTGCTGCCCGAGATCGCCGTCGCGAAAATTCGCGAGGACGCGCCGTTCAAGACGAGCTGCTATGTGGGCTGCGGTGTAACGACCGGCGTCGGCGCCGTGGTGAACACGGCCAAGGTGCAGGTAGGCGACAACGTCATCATCTTCGGGCTGGGCGGCATCGGCCTCAACGTGCTGCAAGGCGCGAAGATGGCGGGCGCGAACATGATAATCGGCGTCGACATCAATCCGGATCGTGAGGAGTGGGGCCGCAAATTCGGCATGACGCACTTCGTCAATCCCAAAGAGATCGAGGGTGACATCGTCGCGCATCTGGTCGCCCTGACCGATGGCGGCGCGGATTACACGTTCGACTGCACCGGCAACACGACCGTGATGC encodes:
- a CDS encoding S-(hydroxymethyl)glutathione dehydrogenase/class III alcohol dehydrogenase, with translation MKTRAAVAFEAKKPLEIVELDLEGPKAGEVLVEIMATGICHTDAYTLDGLDSEGIFPSILGHEGAGIVREIGAGVTSVKPGDHVIPLYTPECRQCKSCLSGKTNLCTAIRATQGKGLMPDGTTRFSYKGEPIFHYMGCSTFSNFTVLPEIAVAKIREDAPFKTSCYVGCGVTTGVGAVVNTAKVQVGDNVIIFGLGGIGLNVLQGAKMAGANMIIGVDINPDREEWGRKFGMTHFVNPKEIEGDIVAHLVALTDGGADYTFDCTGNTTVMRQALEACHRGWGTSIIIGVAEAGKEISTRPFQLVTGRNWRGTAFGGAKGRTDVPKIVDWYMNGKIQIDPMITHVLTLDDINKGFDLMHAGESIRSVVVY